Proteins encoded within one genomic window of Candidatus Pseudothioglobus singularis PS1:
- a CDS encoding YgfZ/GcvT domain-containing protein — protein sequence MKILLKNRSLLKISGKDAEVFIQNQFTNDINKLDYTKVQINAYCQHQGKVIALIWVIRMDENFLLSFPNDLLEKIESRLKMFVIMSDVVIENVSSLFSQIGLINESSQNEFRINDNLALLIEDSINHTAELPENEIAWNKACFDSCLPEIYINTSEKLVPQMLNLDINEMGVNFSKGCYPGQEVVARLHYLGSAKRRLFSFKTDHEMQVGDSLYCSSSKTALARGDRYKGSGIVVSRVKYNSLFYCLATLDVDLIDEEITLNNEHGPKLERINDE from the coding sequence ATGAAAATACTCCTAAAAAATAGATCACTTTTAAAGATTTCAGGCAAAGATGCTGAAGTATTTATTCAAAATCAATTTACCAATGATATTAATAAATTAGATTATACAAAAGTGCAAATTAATGCTTATTGTCAACACCAAGGTAAAGTTATTGCACTTATTTGGGTGATTCGGATGGATGAAAATTTTCTTCTATCTTTTCCAAATGATTTGCTTGAAAAAATTGAAAGTCGTTTAAAAATGTTTGTGATTATGTCAGATGTTGTTATTGAAAATGTTTCAAGTTTATTCAGTCAAATAGGTTTAATCAATGAATCAAGCCAAAATGAATTTAGGATTAATGATAATTTGGCTTTGTTGATTGAAGACTCTATTAATCATACTGCTGAATTACCTGAAAATGAAATCGCTTGGAATAAGGCTTGTTTTGATTCTTGCCTTCCTGAGATTTATATTAACACTAGTGAAAAACTGGTTCCTCAAATGCTCAATCTTGATATTAATGAAATGGGTGTGAATTTTTCTAAAGGATGCTATCCAGGTCAAGAAGTTGTTGCAAGACTCCATTATTTAGGATCTGCAAAACGCCGCCTGTTTTCTTTTAAAACTGATCATGAAATGCAGGTTGGTGACTCACTCTATTGTTCTTCGTCAAAGACTGCTTTGGCAAGAGGTGATAGATATAAAGGTAGTGGAATTGTTGTATCTAGGGTAAAATATAATTCGTTATTTTATTGCTTAGCTACACTCGATGTGGACTTAATAGATGAGGAGATAACTCTTAATAATGAACATGGGCCTAAACTAGAAAGAATAAATGATGAATAA
- a CDS encoding urate hydroxylase PuuD → MNPLTSVKGTIISGFVLAILVAFYVSPESSVFQTRNFSIWLHALFGVTWVGLLYYFNFVQVPAMADALADEGGPGPAAIGKYVAPRALLWFRMAAAATWLTGAWALSISPQYGFVQTFIFQAPAGPMMSLGAWMGTIMLFNVWVLIWPNQKKVLGIVEASADEIVKAKFTAAMASRTNVVLSVPMLLCMVGAGHGGYLF, encoded by the coding sequence ATGAATCCATTAACTTCTGTCAAAGGCACTATTATTAGTGGCTTTGTTCTTGCTATTCTAGTTGCTTTCTATGTGTCACCTGAAAGTTCAGTTTTTCAAACACGTAATTTTAGTATTTGGCTACACGCTCTTTTTGGAGTGACATGGGTTGGACTTTTGTATTATTTCAATTTTGTACAAGTACCTGCGATGGCTGATGCACTTGCTGATGAAGGTGGTCCAGGTCCAGCAGCTATTGGAAAATATGTCGCTCCAAGGGCTCTTCTTTGGTTCCGTATGGCAGCAGCAGCAACATGGCTAACAGGTGCGTGGGCATTATCTATCTCTCCCCAGTATGGCTTTGTACAAACTTTTATTTTTCAGGCGCCAGCTGGGCCTATGATGAGTCTCGGAGCTTGGATGGGTACAATTATGCTTTTCAATGTTTGGGTTCTTATTTGGCCTAATCAGAAAAAAGTACTCGGTATTGTAGAAGCGAGTGCTGACGAAATTGTAAAAGCAAAGTTTACTGCCGCTATGGCTTCTCGAACTAATGTGGTTTTATCAGTTCCTATGCTTCTTTGTATGGTTGGGGCAGGTCACGGTGGTTACTTGTTCTAA
- a CDS encoding chalcone isomerase family protein, whose amino-acid sequence MNSIVTKIFTAFFIFGIFLSSPSIGAVAPDQIDYKGNTITKNGQGTRIIFFMKVYEGSLYLETKNSNAKEIINMDAPMAIRIDVLSSIVTADAMKRALSEGLEKSTGNNTDPIRNEMEQLSSVFNTDVSTGDFYEFIYLPKTGINVLKNSELEELIKGMDFKKAFFGIFLSDNPIQKNLKKAMLGG is encoded by the coding sequence ATGAACTCAATTGTCACAAAAATATTTACTGCATTCTTTATTTTTGGCATATTTTTATCTTCACCTTCGATCGGAGCAGTTGCTCCTGATCAAATAGATTATAAGGGAAATACAATAACTAAAAATGGTCAAGGAACTCGAATTATTTTCTTTATGAAAGTTTATGAAGGAAGCTTATATCTTGAAACTAAAAATTCAAATGCCAAAGAGATAATTAATATGGATGCTCCAATGGCTATTCGGATTGATGTACTTTCATCCATTGTAACTGCTGATGCAATGAAACGTGCTTTGAGTGAAGGACTTGAAAAATCAACGGGGAATAATACTGATCCAATTAGAAATGAAATGGAACAGTTATCATCTGTATTTAATACAGATGTTTCTACTGGAGACTTCTATGAATTTATTTATCTCCCTAAGACGGGAATAAATGTTCTAAAAAACTCTGAACTTGAAGAATTAATTAAAGGGATGGATTTTAAAAAAGCATTCTTTGGAATCTTTCTTTCAGATAATCCAATACAAAAAAACCTAAAAAAAGCGATGCTTGGAGGCTAA